The Vigna unguiculata cultivar IT97K-499-35 chromosome 11, ASM411807v1, whole genome shotgun sequence genomic sequence TAAAGGAGTTCAAACAGTACTTTGTTGGACAGTTCAACAGCCCAATGAAAGGCCAGAAGCtcgaatttttattttctttcctataCTGCTCCATTGGAGATGAGGCAAAACTATAAGGTATTTACATCATAAAATTGTGATGTTGGACCAGaaaaatggaagaagaaaagaacatTTTTATACTGTGTACTTCTAGTTTGTAGCATAATCATCACCGTTTAGTACTTCCTGCTCTTCAATATTGGCTTCTTCTAGGGTGGCTTGATCTACATTTACAGGAATGCTGATTGGACCTTGTGGGGTTCCGAAGAGTGTAGTAAATATCTGGCGGTGGCATTCAtgacaaaagtatatataagtGAAATGGCCTTCATATGGGAGTTTATGTACTGCGGCTCCGGGTAGCACACGGTGCACAAAATCAGTCATTGATGGGGGAACCACTTTATCATCCATTCCCTGTTTAACATTTGCACTACAAGAAGTCATATTTCATCGAACAAAAGTCAACTGCTGGTTAACAAAGAATTAGAGCAAGCAGGTAAAAATGATGAATACACATAAACGAGTAAAGACTTCTTAATTCTAGTTATAAACAACGGCAAGGAAACATCTACAGTAAGGAACCATATCATACATTcacaatttcataaattctgTTTAGTAGAAGATAAGGTACAGCAATACAACAGCAGAATTGAAAGAAACCAAGAAAACTTGTTGCTTCGTTCCACTCTATGCAACAGATTAATGTTTTCATTCATGCACTCAATAGAGGAGTATGCTACACTATTAAGCCCTATTAGGAACTTAAAACAGCTAAGGTTCCTAGAATGCAGTCATAATAATGATAACTGAAAGGTGGGCGTACTGACCGACAATGGgagataagaaaagaaaaaaagtcaaAGCAAGTtgctttaatataatataaaagggAATAAGATGTAATATGGTTTTAACATTTAGGACCAACTGGTCAAAATGGACAAATTAGCTTTTAGAGCTTCTAAAATGAATTCAAAAGACAAGAAAGCAATTGAAAATGCTGAAAATCAGCTTGATAATGTTTAGTAGTTTAAATTCAATACATTTAGTGTTTTAGAACATTTGTATAtactaatcaatttttaatattattatttgacatACTCAAGTGTACCTACATTCTTATCCAATATTGTATCAAATATATTCCAAACATGCATATTGCATCATTGCCTTTAAGTGATTTGGTTTCATAAGAAACTGGAATTAACCTTAGTGGCTTGTAGGGTTTGGCtatatctctagttgatgttCTAACACACCTCCTCATACTAAAGATTGAACATCTCAAGTGTGAGATTGAATGTTTGAAAGTGGTTTGATACCGACCTAATAACAAGTAGCACTATAGACCCAACAAACCTCATTAGAATAAGATTTGATACCATCTTAGAAAGAgaactttaaatctaattcaattctATAAAACCAAATTGATAAGGTAAAGTTTccattcacttatatattataatttggttaTATCTCTAATTGATGTGTGATCTCCGAtagatttaaattaaattgtttggaTAGAAGAACACAAGCAAGCAATTCTGATAATATGACTGTATTTATGTGAATGAAACATAGGTGCACTCACTTGCCATATATGTATAGGGCCAAGAAATCCTATATATTCCTGAGTTTCAGTGAACATTGATTTCAGCCAACTGAGTAACTCACTACTCGGTTTCCTCTTCTGCAACTTGAGGTCCGAAAGGCTGAAACCCCAATTTGAGACCTGCAAAGCAGCTTCCTCCACAAAGGGTTTCACATTTCTTTGTCTGGTTGATTCCTCCACATCCCTTTGCCAGAATTCCTCATAAATTGGATCTTCCATCAGTGCTTTATCCTGAAAGGGACATTGCAATCTTGCATGAGTCAATGcacatgtttaaaaaaaaaaactcctgGAAAAGCATGGGCCATCAGAACCTGCTTTTGGTGACACAAATTTACATTGCTATCAATTTCAACCAAACTCCAGTAATAATTTTTGCTTTAAATCACAGAACAGAGCTAAACGATATTTGAAAATGTCAAGAATTTCTTTAGCAATTGTGCAAAGCCGTCTCATCCATATACTGATCAGTTAATTGGCACAACTCTAATGTTTAGTCTATCTAACTGAATACAGGTGACAGTCATAAAGTGGACCAtcaacaaaaatgttaaatgtttgaagtcaTATATGGATGTCACATATCAGTATTTGCCTCCTCTAAAGTGATAGGTGCAGTTTAAAGGATACAGTACAAAATTATAACCATTGATTTGAAAAATCAACAGTTGAATGTCGTAAAATACATACAACAGTATTTCAAACTATGAATTATAACTATTCCCTCGATTTTCTTACCAAGAGTTCTAATTCTACATTAAGTATGCATCTCACTTTAAAGGAACCAAATTGTAAATATTGGATTTGTTGATTAGAAGATATAAAGGGATAAAAGTTTCCCTTACCCTCCTTCCCAGAGATAACGACAGCCACTTATCAATCTGTCCATGCTTTCCAGACAAGAAGCTTCGCTGATAGAAGAAGGCTAGAAATCTAGGAAACCTCCGGGCTAAGAAGTACAAGAATTTTCTTCTCCGTGTCCATTTGTTCCAAGTTCTTCGTCTCTCTTCCTTCGTCATCATAGGATCATATGGGTTCACCATGGGAGCAAACATGGCCGCACCTGATAATGAACATCCGACAGATTAATTTCTGCTTATTCCCTCTGAAAAACTTGATTATATTGTTGCAGCCCATTACACACATATATTACCAAATATATTTTCCAAAAAGCAGTACTTTCAAAAGGATGCAAAAAGTTATGACAACCCTCTTTGATCAATTTGTTCAATTGTTTTAAATGAGGGAAAAGAACAAAAAGGcctaaatgaaatgaaaaatagagcaataaaacataaagtaaatgGCTAAAAAGCTACAAAATTTGTGACATGAACTGTATCAAAAGTTGCatgacaaaaaaagaaaaaagcacacgacaaaaaaaaaaataccagcAAGCCTATCAGGAATGTATCTAAGTGCAGCCCAAGCATGCATACTCCCGCTTGAATAACCAACAACCCAAAACTTGTTCACACCGAGAGCATCCGCTAAACATGCCATATCTGTTGCCGAGGATTCCAGGTTCCGGTTGGGGTGAGGATCACTCTCACCAAAACCAGGAAGATCATACGTCAACAAACGAATACCAAACTCTTCCAGCAGAGAATCTTTAACTCCAGGAATCCCTAATTCCAAAGAAGATGTCAAGAAACTATGAATAGAATTAAAAAACTATACCTCAAACAGGTCTCTATGTCTCACCCCAATCTCTACATAAACAAATTAGCAAAGTTCAATTACTTCTCATGTAAAGACTAGTTGTGACCCGTGGTCAGagtagggttggaccacgaaacAACTTCTCCTCACATAAGATCACAAAAAATTAACAGCAACTAAAGCTAACaattcaaaagaaaatcaaCCTGCAAGCCGGGAGGAAAGAAAACTATGAGGAGCAATGATGGAAAACCTAGCTTTCTGAGACGAAACACCTTGCTCCTTATACGCCATGTACCGTCCGTCAGGAAGCACAACGCGAGAAGCACTAGGAGGATGCAGAAACACCTGCTTCACCGGCGGCGCGTCCGGATCACGCTCAAAATTCACATACAAAGctagaaataaaaacaaatcaatcatACTCAAACACCACAGACAGCATTAACAACTTCCACGAAGCTAATCCCAACCTGATCCAAAAGCGAGCttccaaaatattaaattgattcCGTTACATTGAAATTGAAGTCGATTACCTAAGAACGCGAGAAGGAAAACGAAGAAAATGACGGACCAAGCGTGAAGAGGATCCTTATCCTCTGGCAAATACTCGTTGAAGAAGCTCAATTTGGCGAAAAGCTTGGCACAGGGTCCTCTGAGTCTTTTTCCAATGTAGGAATCTCTCCCTAAGTTTTTGACGATAAATGAATCTTCATTGACCAAACTCTGCTTGACTATGTCTCTGCAACCTTTTCCGAACTCCACCGTCATCTCCGCCACCCCAACCATGAACTCTCTCGCGCACTCCTTCATCTTCACCCACTCCATCACGCTTCACTCGCTCTCTTGTTTTCGCCAAACAATCACATTCTGGAAGAAAACGGGGGGAAAGTAGACATGATTGGAGCAGAAAAGTGAAGATTTGAGTTTGGATTGGAGAAAGGGAAAAGGAAAAAGTTACAAATCAGgtatttattactaatatttattttgctgTTGTTTATATAGAATGGAGTTGGAATTGTGATGGGTTAATGCTGACAAAGAAATGGAcccaagaagaagaagaagaagaagaaaaacagtaGTGAGTGAGAAAAATGGGAGTGGCTTTTGGTGGTTTGGAATTTGGATGGGGACGTTGCGCCACCAAAGCACCTTTTCTTTAACCGTTACTGCTCACGCTATTACCCTTTCAAGGCTCTGTTTATTACTTCTAAAACATGTTTCTCAGAAATTAATTACTCTAATCTATATTCTATATCATATATTCAAAGATAATCAATGATGTTAAACCACTTCATAATCTTTCTTTCAAAAGTGACAAAACTGAAAAGTTTTCATTTTGGTGAGGCGTCTTTGCGGTGGAATGACGCTCACTGAACGCTGCACGGATCGTCGCCACGTGTCACCGTTTTCttagtttaatttataaaattcacatCTCAGGACAAATTTCTCCCCCACTACtcttagaaaataaataaattttttttaatgatgtatgatatatttttttaaaatttttaaatatttttcttggaAAATGTTCACATAGATGTTTGTCCAATCACTTCTTATAGGAAAAAAACGTccatgtaatttttcttttgttggatatttgttattgtttttgtaaatatttaatacGATGAGATAATTTTTCGTTACGTTATGAattattcttatttcttttatcatccaaagttttgataaataaataagtctTCAAATACTTTTTTGTCGCTACTTTAGCTTATTGAAAGATCCTTTTTCGTCTTCCAATAGAGACGTATTACTCGATGTAGGTAGAGGAAttgaaaagtcaaataattatTCTAACTAGTACTTATTAGTATTGAagtataatatcatttttttaaaatatgtattatttatctattcaaatataactttttgtatttttaaagggttaaatatattttttctcataattttaagtaaattttggaattagttcatttcaaaattttagatcaatttagtatttcatttttcaaaatatgtgaaactagtttttttaattaaattttgttaggtttatttaatgtttcgtaTACATTTCAATattgtatttaagttatttaagatttgatatatttttactttaatgttaactcaaataaatttaagaaaatttgattaaaagaattaaatatcgATATTTTGAAGAgagataaatgattaaattggttcaaagtttcaaaataaactaatttcaaaactCATTGGAAGTcaatgaaaaaaacatattcaattcttcttttaaatacttttaaatacgcttatttttgtaattaaaaaaacaaaaaaagtaaatgGCATTTCAATACTTGGTTCTGCATGTAATGCCTTTAGACCAAGCCACCTTAAGAACTGAGAACCAATTTTTGTGgtcttaaaaaagaaaacgagGTAACGAATTGTCTACGAATATGAAGGAAAAAttatagaaacaaaataaacaaatatttgtacggataaaatatttattaaaaatagctAAAGTTTTCTGTGCAAATTACTATTTTAACACCACTTGGTTGCAATCTTAATGTCGTTCTCATCTCATGGACCATTTGATTTAAAAGTTCACCTAATgggaaataaaaaatggaaaactcaaaattaattgataatagaTAAAGAGAAATACAGAAACtgtaaaaatataactattttatgaAAAGAAAGAGATGAATGAAAACTTCTCAATGAGTGTTTTTTGTAGTTGATGGAATTTGTAGATAATTTCACGTAAATCAtgagactaatttaaaaaataataataataagatactTGTTGTAAGAGTCAATTTCCCCACATACAGCTTTTGTTCTATGAGTATGTCAAGAAATAAGATTTTGATATACTTGAATAGATTTCTTTGTACGCAgaagaaaacaagaaacgagtgtgttttttttttaaatatatataatttttgtttacaaaGTGACATATATTAAGTTAGTTTtaacttaagaaaatataatttctttatttatttttatttactgtcTTTAAAATATCGTTAATAAAAGTGTTAGTATATATTTCAACAAAATTGTAccgaaaaacataaaattatggacctacaaaatttttcaataactataaaaattttgttaataattaaaattattaacagaTTTGGTAAAATACTTTTAGATAAATTTTGtcaatatttagaaaattttatttaatgattaaaaatttaaaatttatcaataattatttattaataaatattttgattttcttttactattttttttttcttatttttctttttcttcttcaactttTCCTTTCTCCTCTTTTCCTGTACTTCCTCCTTTTTCTGTTCTTcttcccttttcttttttcttttaattcattttaattaattcataacaaatatttttcaataaaaaatttagtatcAATTTCACTGACAAACtttagaaaaatttaattaccaataaatttaagaaaatttaattatcgactaatgttaaaaaatttaattaacaacaacttaaaaaaataattaacaatggatttaacaataaatttttaaaaatacatatcgatgaaattatcaaaaaattgtaaaaatatataattatcaatatatattaGTGACTGTGGTATCCCATTTAAGTAGATTAATTCTACTGAATAATCACGTCacataattatatcattaaacAGGGCAATCAAAAGAAGTACTTAAGGAAAACACGGTTACAGTCATCCATAAACATGTAAAGGTCTTAGGTAGAATCACAGTGCCttaaaccacaaataaaacCAAAGGAAAAGATAGTTTTTCAAAAGAGACAGATCCTAAAATAAGAGTTTTATAACAGCTCTAGGGCCAAAACGTCACTCCTAGGAGCCACATGAAACCGGTCCAGCTATGCAGCATCGTTGCCCCCATCGAATCTACCATCAGGATTTgccccatctgctcccaccaagaggtgatcatcacaaaaggaaAAGCAAAACAAGAACACACACAGAATGAAAGGGGTAAGCTAGTGCAAACGTCAttaacatattataaaatacgTACAAGGCAAAGCAGATTATTAACAATTAACTTATAAACATTCCAATCATGTGAGGGCAGACAAATGCAAGTTCCTacgactcgatatccggatcatacacttgatatagaattttaaaggaagtatgcacctgtgctggtttctaaactctgcagagtctagacacaaggggttatcacccaaccacacacagggtTAATCCTTTAATGTCTCGGGCCCAAACTGTctcaagactaggacctcctgccactctcaccacataaaccATTCTGCTCTACGTGAGCGTGAATGTCTATTAGAGTTCAagataccttcctttatctagacatctcctatatcaaggtatacactaggCATGCacttatacatacatacatacatatatatatatatatcactaggAGTTTCCCATGAAACTCCCTCTCAACACATATCACATGCCTATCCATCACCCAAATTCAATGCATTCCAATCACTCAAGGATATCATGTTTCTGGACTCATGCTCATCACATGCATAACAATATACCTTCCAACATCAAAGACATAGATCATACATAACAACAATTTCTTTTCAGTCCCATTCAAGTACACATACCAAGCATGATCACATACTATGAACAAGGAAAGTAATAAACATAAGCATGGAGTAGCATCAGCCAACATGGCAACCCTTGTCACGAATTCTCGCCTAAGCTGAAGGTCCTCGCCCAGgcgttttcgctcaggcgaccccttctcgcctaggcgagggtcCAACAGTGGCCACTACAAGAATTTCAtcgaattctcgctcaagcgacagtgtctcgcctagacgagactGTGCCTCGCTCAAAAACCATGCCTGTCGCCTAGGTGACCACTCGAGGTGAAATTCAGGGGTGAGTCCCTgttattctcgcttaggcgagggttacccgcttaggcgagattagcaggttTCTCACCTGCCAGCACATGCATTTTCTCATTCGATCAAACACACACACCCAGCAACCAGTTTCATACATCAAACAATAAGGTTCAAGCACCAAAGACACAAGAATAGTCCAAAATAGGTAAAAGCGCTAAGGCTATCTTTTCTATCAACTGGTATCTCGTTTCTGCGCTCTGCAATACCCGGCTGATAAAGTACACACGTCACTGCTCCGAATTTTCTTGCACTAAGGCCGCGCTGATCGTGTCGTCCGAGACTGACAGGTATAACTGTAGGGGCAGTCCCTCAACCGGTCGGCTCATTATCGGGGGACTGCTGATCATCACCTTTATCAGCTGAAATGCCTCCTCGCATTGACCGTCCCACTTATCTTCTGTCTGCTTCTTCATGATCTTGAGGATCGGCTTAATCTTCTCTGCCAGCTTGGGCAGGAAACGCGCAAGGGATGTCAGACGCCCAACCAACTGTTGGATCTCCTTTAGATTTCTAGGACTCCTCATCTCAGCAATGGTGGCGCACTTGTCAGGGTTGGCTTCGATTCCCCACGCGGTCAGCATGAACCCCAGGAATTTGCCGGCCGGGACTCCGAACACACACTTCTCTGGGTTGAGACGCATGTTGTACTTGCACACTCGGTGGAAGACCTCCTTGAGTTCGCAAACGTGACGCTCGACCGTCTGTGACTTTACGACCATGTCATCTACATACACTTCCATGGAGCGACCGATCTGCCCCCTGAAGACCCGATCCATAAGCCTTTGGTAGGTCGCCCCCGCATTCTTTAGGCCGAACGACATGACCTCATAGCAGAAGTTGGCTTGATCGGTGATGAATGCCATTTTAGACCTGTCTGGACCATACATAGGGATCTGATTATACCCTGAGTATGCGTCCAGAAAGCTAAGAAAATTGTGCCCCGAAGCTCCATCTACCAGCCGATCGATGCTAGGCAAAGGGTATGTGTCCTTCGGGCACGCCTTGTTGAGATCGGTGAAGTCTGTACACATCCTCCACTTCCCGCTCGTCTTCTTCACCATTACCACATTCGCCAGCCACGTGGTGTACTTGATTTCTTTTATGAAGCCTGCCCCCTCCAGCTTCTTCACTTCTTCTTCGACCGCTCTTCTTCGCTCTTCCcctatctttcttttcttctgggTGACCGATCGGGATTCCTTGAATATTGCCAACTTATGGGACATTACGTCAGGATGGATGCCCGGCATGTCAATGACGACCATGCAAAGAGGTCTCGGTTCTCCAAGATGACCGCGCCCAGGAGTTCCTCCTCGTCCGGCTTCAGAGCTCCCCCTATCTTTGTGATATGACTTGGTTGCGTCCCGATCGAGATCTCCTTGGTATCTCCACCAGGTTGAATCCGATCCTCAGTGTTTGTTCGGGGGTCGAGATCAGTCATGACGACCTCCGATCGGTATTGTTTTCTGATCCACCAGAACCTTCCCGATTCCATACTCTGCTACCTCGATGGAGATGACCATAGGATCGTCATGATCGGGATCGGGCGCCTTGAAGTCCTCATCGGTGAAGGTGATGGGGGGACATCGATCTCACCTTCTTCTCCA encodes the following:
- the LOC114169769 gene encoding uncharacterized protein LOC114169769 isoform X1 — protein: MEWVKMKECAREFMVGVAEMTVEFGKGCRDIVKQSLVNEDSFIVKNLGRDSYIGKRLRGPCAKLFAKLSFFNEYLPEDKDPLHAWSVIFFVFLLAFLALYVNFERDPDAPPVKQVFLHPPSASRVVLPDGRYMAYKEQGVSSQKARFSIIAPHSFLSSRLAGIPGVKDSLLEEFGIRLLTYDLPGFGESDPHPNRNLESSATDMACLADALGVNKFWVVGYSSGSMHAWAALRYIPDRLAGAAMFAPMVNPYDPMMTKEERRRTWNKWTRRRKFLYFLARRFPRFLAFFYQRSFLSGKHGQIDKWLSLSLGRRDKALMEDPIYEEFWQRDVEESTRQRNVKPFVEEAALQVSNWGFSLSDLKLQKRKPSSELLSWLKSMFTETQEYIGFLGPIHIWQGMDDKVVPPSMTDFVHRVLPGAAVHKLPYEGHFTYIYFCHECHRQIFTTLFGTPQGPISIPVNVDQATLEEANIEEQEVLNGDDYATN
- the LOC114169769 gene encoding uncharacterized protein LOC114169769 isoform X2 translates to MEWVKMKECAREFMVGVAEMTVEFGKGCRDIVKQSLVNEDSFIVKNLGRDSYIGKRLRGPCAKLFAKLSFFNEYLPEDKDPLHAWSVIFFVFLLAFLALYVNFERDPDAPPVKQVFLHPPSASRVVLPDGRYMAYKEQGVSSQKARFSIIAPHSFLSSRLAGIPGVKDSLLEEFGIRLLTYDLPGFGESDPHPNRNLESSATDMACLADALGVNKFWVVGYSSGSMHAWAALRYIPDRLAGAAMFAPMVNPYDPMMTKEERRRTWNKWTRRRKFLYFLARRFPRFLAFFYQRSFLSGKHGQIDKWLSLSLGRRDKALMEDPIYEEFWQRDVEESTRQRNVKPFVEEAALQVSNWGFSLSDLKLQKRKPSSELLSWLKSMFTETQEYIGFLGPIHIWQCKC